A region of the Vanrija pseudolonga chromosome 2, complete sequence genome:
cacgacgcgcgccgcaaTGACACGACTACTCTGGGCCCTGAAAAAAAGTCGAGGGgggagcgccgcgccgcgagtCGGAGTTGGGCGGAGTTATAATTCTGACCCTGACATTGCCGTGTGGTCGGCGCGTGGCTTTGGACCCTGAAAGCAACAGGCTTTGAGCGTTTAGATCCCTGGCTGCATCTAGGTAGGTGGTAGCATGACGCGCGTACtccttcctcgtcgaggactCACTCTGCACACATTGTGCACACACCTCAATCCACAACAAGTCCCATTTGGGAGGGCCATCTCACTCAACACATTGGGCGGAGACAGCAACGAGACGGCCAGGCTGGAGTAGACACCGCCATCATGACACTGGCACCGCACGAGAGCGGCCTGTCCAGGTCGTttgccgtcgaggacaaCACTGACCTCGCACTGCTCGTAAGTGGCACGAGCCCGCAACCAAACCGCGCGGTACTGACTGGTAACCCCAGGACCAGCACCTACTCAAGACAAACACGCTCACAAAGCACATGACAAGTGAGTATAGAATAGCGGGATGCAGTGCTTATCACGTAGCCATCCTCCACCAGCTGGACACGCGTCTCTCAAGACTAGACAAGTCGATCGGCAAGCTTGGAATCCGCGAGATCACGCGACAGAGTTCAAACCTTGACGCCGCACTCGAGATCCTCACCGGGACGCGGCCAGCGCCAACGGCGTTGAGCCACAAGGCATCGTATGGCGGCTCATCGGTCAACAGCCATGCTGGTGTCAACGGAACGAGCAGCAGGGCAACCAGCAAGGCGGGCAGCAGGGCTGCCAGCTCGTCGGGCCACCAGAGAGGGCTGAGCTCGAGTCACACGTTTGGCAACctggctgccgaggcgccggcCAAAGACCCCACGACGCCTCCTGTCCCGTCAATATCTGTCATGGAGCGTGGGCGCGCTGTTCCCCGGCCCGATGTTGTGCCACGATGGGCGACCGAGACGCCtacgccaagctcgaccaactcgtcgacgacgcgaacAAGAGTCACGACACCGCAGACCAACACTGCTGCTACGACGCCTCAGCAGCCTGCCTGGACTCCGAACGCTGCGTCCGATCTCCCGTCACCGGGCGGTGCTCGTGCCATCGTGTCGAGAGGGCCAGACATTATGAGCATCGGCGAGTACtttggcgcgctcgaggttcttatcgccgacctcgagcacaTGAACCAGGGCTTGGCAGAAGGACGTGGCGGAACACGCGAGCAGGGTGTTGCGGAGCTGGTGAGTGAGGCGTTGATGAGCGGCTCGCTGACATCCTAGTCTGGAGTGATCGAGCATGGGTACGGCAGCGCGGTACAATTGTTGCTCAAGCTCGTGCGGGACACGCTACCCCGGCCATTCGATGCCGCGACGCTGGCTGACTCGCCGCCTTCGTCTGCCCAGGCGTGGTACCCCCAGCTCACAACCATCATCCCATTATCAACACGGCTCGTTGGGCTTGTCAACCCCAACACCCCCAAGGCGATGGACGTGTTGCAGCCCATCCTCAACAACTGCATTTCTGACATTGCGTCCATTCGCGGAGACTGGATCCGCCGATCGCTGTCGTCGCTTGCGGCGCGCACCGATGAGGTCAATGGTGGCGGCTCATGGGAAGGCAGAGGCGGCGAGAAGGTCAAGCTAGTCATGCGGTTGTGGGAGtccttcctcgtcgcggctGATGTGAGTTGCAGTATACGCAGCGGAACGCTGACAACTCGCAGGCAGAGGCATCTGTAGCCCAGCACGCAATGCCTGGGGACGCTGGTCAGGCCCTCGTCACGTTCACACTCGTCCACGCCTTGACAGTGCTCACCTCGACCATGAACCAGGTCGTTGCACAGATCAAGCGGTCCCTATCGGCTCAGACCTTGGTCATGCTCGACCTCTTCTCATGTCTGGCCTCGTTCCAGCCACGATACGAGAACAAGATGGCGAGCATCGTTGGCCAGCTCCCCGAGGGACGAGACATTGTCGGTGCACCCAACGCGCCTATCCAGACTCTGAGAGGACTGGCTCTTCGATCGTTCCCCGAGCGGCTGGTTGACATTCGCGCTCCATCGCGAAACTCTGGCATGTCCGCTGCTatcgacgacacgacacacAGCACACTCGCGTTCCTTGAGGCACTGCCATCGTTCGGACCCCTGGTCGAGGGCCTGCTCAGATCAGGTGGCAGCCACGAGAGAACGTGGCTTATGGGCATGAAGGACCACCCGTCCCCTGCGCGCAACGCTGCAGAGGAGGGCGGCACCCTCAACCTCTACGCGGCCGATACTCTTGGTACACTCCTCATCCACCTCGACCAGCAGGCCAAAACGATGCGCAGGCCCATATCGTCTACGTACCTGCTCAATAACTGTGAGTTCGACGCTGAGATTCAGAACTGACCCCCAGTGTCATACATCCGCAACACGACGTCGTCCTTCAACGCGGATATCATCGGCCCCGCGGCAGAGGACATGATGAACCGCCACTTCCGGGAAGCCAAGTCGTGCGTTCTTCGTCTTCACTCGCCACCCTTGCTCACACCTCTCCAGGCAGTACATTGGCGACTGGCAGGCATTAGTCCAGACACTCAGCATCCAAGCCCAGTCGCGATTCCCTGGTGGATCGACCGACAAGCAGTCGGCCAAGGAGTCTGCGGCTGCGTTCTTTgagaagctcgtcgacctcgagtaCACATGTCGCCAGCACCCGCTTTCACGACAGGACATTGACTTGCGCGAccgcgtcagcgccgaggtgaCCGAGCTTGTCTCGTCGGCGTACCAGGCCTTCTGGACCAAGGCGCACGGCAAGTACGACAAGTGTAAGTTGCTGCCACGATAACTTGCACTTTGCTGACCGCTCAGACCTCAAATACTCGCCCGAGGAGATTCAGCGGCGCGTGCAGGCCGTATTCCGGTGATTCTTGTGATCTTGGCTGCCTCACTCTTGAGATTGTACAGTATAATGTTGCGCCATGCATGTCATGTACTTGTGTATACGTCGCGTGTTCACGTTGGCAACTCGGCATAACAAAATGGTACATCCAGCAAACGGCCCGAGCAAGAGATATCTATCCATCCTCCAACGTCGACGTCTacgccgcgcggccggcATTTGGGTCCTTGTAGACCTTGAGCGCCTGCAGCTCACCAACGACacggtcgacgcgctcgccctcgtccatCCGCTTCTGTTGCGGTGGGCGCAcagtgtcgtcgtcttcgagctcggcaaagCCCTTGAAGCccgagtcgacgccgtcgaggccgtctGTCCGCGCCGTCTCGATACGCAGGCCCTCCTCGTTGGCCAGGTGCAACAGACAGATGAAACAGAAGGATGTCGAGATCTCGGACATCTTCTCGCGCGGGTACGAGCCACGTAGTGTCTGAATGACCTTGTCAAACGTCTGTACTGGCTCCTTGGGCGTTTgtggcgcctcggcctcggcgtcgcttgctggcgccgactcggactcggggtcgagctctGGTACTGCGCCTTGTGGTCTCGCGTTGGTGTCGACAAGCACTTTGAGGTCGTTCCAGATGTCGTCTTTGAGGCGCTTGACGTCGACacgcttggccttcttggcgtaGTGCACGTTCTccggccgaggacgccgcaATTCTTGGCCCTGGGTCGCCCGCCACAGAtcgtcgtgctcctcgccagGAGCGAGGTCATCTACTGGGTCGAGGGCATCATCAAtgaacgcgtcgtcgtctccatCGCCATCGTCGTGGAAGAACTGCGATTCGAATGGAAGTGgcgcctcgtccatgtcCATTGTGTCGaagccgccaccaccggccTGGTCGGATGCTGCTTGAGCCCAGAAGTTCTCGTCGATGTCGCCGTTCAGGTTCTGAGCGTACTGCGCTGTTGATCGACGCATTCGCAGAGCAAACTTGGGCTTTAAGAacaggcgcagcagctggcgAGAGCTAAAGTGCATGTCGTCGGGGAGGAGCCATTCCTCACgacgggcagcagcggcagacTTCTTGGAaccgcggcgcgacgagcctgGCAGCTGGGTAGCCGACTTTGTGCCAGGGGCGAAGAGAGCCTTGGTTGTCTGCGACGACTCCCCCAGGAAGTCAATCTTGAACggctccttcttctccttcttctcctttgtagcagcagcggcgacggggtcTGGGAAATGTCAGATGTGGGGCTCAACGCAGATATATGGGACGCCAGACTCACCCTTACGAGCCACCTTACGCAGCTTCCAGTGCTCGGCGCCTGCCCAGGCCTTGGCAAAGCCGGCGTCAAAGTAGTCAAACATGCCCGCGTtgtcgtccgtgtcgacaAGGGCCATGACGAGCTCCTGGCCAGCACCGTGACGGGGGTCGAAGGGGCCATGGCCCTCGCCAGGGCGTGCCATGCCGAGTGCTCCACCAGGGACGCTGGGGCCAGGGCCGAAGACGTCGTCACCAAAGCCACCAACATCTCCAGCCaccgagccgtcgtcgtcaaagccgccacctccgccgttaaagtcgtcgtcaccgAAGAAGTCGACAGcctcgccggtgccgagggGAACTGAGCCCTCCCGGACAgggtcgtcggcgtagtCGTTGGACGTAAGGCCGGCAATCGCAGCCAGATCGGGCATGTCGGCCGGGTCGGCGCTGAAGTGGAacgccgcgagcgtgtccGAGATCTTGAGGTCCTCGGTGATCTCGGGCGTAGGGATGAACTCTCGAAGAGCAGTGATGTCGATTATCtcttcctcgagcgcctcctcttcctcctcgtcatcctcgtcaacgacggcATCACCAGCGTCAAAGACGACACGGCCGGTACCGTCGATACCGAGATGGTTCATGAGCAGACCCATGGCACCTCCTtcgtcaaagtcggcgcTGGTCTTCTTGAACAGGGGGTCGACCGTGAACTCGAGGTCAAACTTCTTGACCTGAAGCGCAGCAAAGGTCTTGGCGAGGGTGGCCTCGGAGCGGTGCGTCTGAATGTCAGCAGGTGTTGTCCGGCGTCATGCCTCACCTTGCGAGTGGCCTTGGGTTCGCcagactcgtcgtcgtcgtcggcatcgccaTCTTCACCATCTCCTGAGCATCGTCAGTCTCATCTACTCGACGCCAATGATGGCAGAAAACGCACCGCCACCCCCACCAGCGAGACCACTGAGCAGCTTGCCGGTCTCAGTAGCAACACTGTCCACACGGGACGTCCAGATCTTCACACATCCATCCAAAGTGCACGACGCCTTCTGGAAGTTGATGCCTGATGAGTCAGCCATAGCTAAAACTTCCAGACAGGCTACCCACTCTGGTCGTCCGGGCCGTTGCGGAGCAGCGTAAGGTCATGGAAGTAGTCGATGAGGGCAAAGTTCCAGGTGTTTGCGGACGTGATTttctggtgggtcagcttACTCCCATCATGAAACCCACGTTGTCCGTGGCGAGCTTCATCCACTCCTCAAAGTTGGTGTTCATGACCTCCATGCTGACGGGGATGGCGGGAGCGACGGCGCTCAGGCGCTTCGCGCGACGCTGGTGCTGGGGTCCGTCCTTGGCCGACATGGCCGAGGCCTTGCGCGactggccgccgtcggcgtggatgttctccttgccgacgccgaggtcaccAAAGTGCGCTGAGCGTCTtctggccgcgcgctcggccgcatcGTCGTTCATCTTGAGGTTGGCCTTGATTGACGAACGGAGCGGggacggcgtgggcgagtTGTCGGCGATGACGGATTGATGTTTCTTGTTTAGATGTTTTGGCCGTAGCGGTGACGGTGATGCCGATGGTGTGGGCATTGCGCAGACTGTGTGCTTGTGCGCTGAAGGGGTGCAGGTGAGAAGAGAGGGTGAATCGAGAGGAGCCCGAGTGGAGCTTGTGTGTGCTCGTTGGTGGTGTTTGTGCTTTGGTGTGCTCGAGtgcgtgttgttgttgttcccagccagccagccagccagccagccagccagcaggtGACTGATTTCCTTCCGACCACCACCATACAAGGTCAACTTTTGATTCCGTCAGGCCTAACTATTACATAATCCAGATCTGCCTGCCACACGGGCCGTGTGGAGTCCCCGTGTTCTAAGTGTGTTGCCCGAGGTGCTGTGCTGACCCGCAGGCAggtgagtcgtcgtcgtcgtcgtcgtcgtcgtcgctcatcCCCGTCCACCAACATTATACACTTTCAACTCTTGGTTGCAACTTTGTCGGTCCTGCGACGACAAGCACACTCCGACTCCCCCCAAAGAGCCCACACGGCATCTAGGGAGCGTCACGGTGCGCTCCCAACAACACCCATCGCACCCAGTTCCCACGAAATCGCCACAATGAGCGTCCATCCttccgagggcgaggcgtcgCACCACTCGCACGACACGGTCAGGCGGATCGTCAAGCGGCTGCCTGTTGTCGGTAAGTCTACTATGAGCTCAGGCAATTGCAGCAATGCTTACATTCAAGGTGCATGGTTACTGCTATTGATCCCAACGGCGCTGTTCATCGGCTCGGTGTCGGTACACGAGGTCCTGCTTGACCGCCATGAGATCGGCCGCTTCCTCTGCCAGTGAGCTCACCACAGCACGGTGTCCGAGCTAACTCTCCAGAGTCATCATCTGCAGCGCTCTCCTCTTCATGTCCATCATGTCGTTCATCGTCGCGTGCTCTCGCCGCCCAATAAGACCCGACAAGTCGCTCGCGCCACCTGGAGCCCGCCCCCTGAAGCCTGATGAGGGAGCTGTGCGGCCGCAGCACCGCCGACAGCGTGATGGGCGCATCATCCCGCGGATCACCATCACGGACGCAAgcgttggcgacgacgacgatatcccgctgcggctgctgcggccggcgccggcaccgcgtCGCTCCCCGCCATCGTACTCCCCGCAGCCgatcgccgaggaggatgacaACACCAAGACGCAAAACGAAGAGGCCAGAGGGGAAGAGTAccgggacgacgaggacgatgccAGCGAGGACCGCGCGCTCCTGGGcaaggaggaagaggagaaCGTTGGCATGGCCGTCGGCCAGCCCATCATGGCCAAACTCGGCACTGGCGGCCACCGCTGGTGCCGCAAGTGCGATGCCTGGAAGCCGGACCGCTGCCACCACTGCCGTGCTTGCGGCCAGTGTGTTCTGAAGAGTGGGTGTAATCCGGCTGTGCCTCGCTAACCCACCAGTGGACCATCATTGCCCATGGCTTGACAACTGTGTCGGGTACCACAACTGTGAGTCACCACCACAGTCAGGCACTGACACCCACAGACAAAGCGTTCATGCTGTTTGTCACTTACGCGGCGTTGCTGGCTGGATACGGTGCGAGTCAAGCGGGCTTTGAAGCGTACCACTTCTTCAACGATCCCGGCGCGGTGAGGCCTGGCCCTCATGCTGCGGCGGAGATGGACGAGACTTGGGAGGTGAGTCGCTGATTGAGGTGGCTGTTGACGTGTCACAGGTGCGCATCAGCTTCCTTCCTGTGCTTCACTTGCTGCTGGCTGTTGTCGGTggcacgctcggcctcgcggtggGAGTTCTTGCTGCGTACCACTGGTATCTCGTGTTGTGAGTGGCAACCGGTTCCTCTTCGCGGTCCTCACCAGGCTCGTCGCTCACAACCCAGGAACAACCGATCTACTCTGGAAGACTTCTTCCGAAACGTTCCCACCGCTTTACTGGATCCCGAGACGCGCGGCGTAGTCGAAGAACTCGGTGCCCGAGGATCGCGCTACCGAACGCCTGGAGCGTGGCGACCGGACCACATTCTCACCCGGCCCGAACGCACTCGTCTCCGACGTGAAGCACGGGCGATCAATGTGTTTGACATGGGATGGCGCTACAACCTGCGATCGGTCATGCTGGGTGATGCTGTTGCGTCGACGACTCCAGGGTCGTGGCGCCAGATCGTGGGCGACGTGGCGACAGCTGCGTGGCCGCTGGCAAGGCCGAAGATGAGGTGAGATTAGAGTTCCATTGGGATTCTTtctgctgttgttgctgacTCTGCAGGGCTGCTACCGGCGGGCACTACTTTGAGTATGACAAGGACGGACTGGAGCGCCTGAAGACTGTGACCACCGAGCTGCGGCTTGGGTTGGAGCCTGGCTCGATGCCGCCAGCCTCTGACCactcgaccccgcgccggcccgcGCCTCAAGTGCCCGGCTATCATGTCGAGCGCAACAATGGCAATCAATGGACGATAGGCGAGTcggagagcgagagcgatGGCGAGTGAGCATTGCACGCGGCATGCGGCTTGGCCGCCACTCCTTGTAtagacacacacacacattcACCCCACATATGAACATTGACATGGTGCATGATTCGCGCGTGAGAAGGGCAGGCATGGTGGAGCACCGCCCACCAACGATCATTGTCGACGCGTCCGCTTTCTTATCTGTGTGTCGGAGGATAACTCTTAAACACAGACACTGAGGCAGGCACCGGTTGAGAGAACGCGTGCGCAGGCCATGATGAAGATGGTGGGGGAGTATGCAGTGTGAAGTGTGGGtggaacaacaacaacgcgTCCCCGGCGACGCGTGTGCCCGAGGTCGCCACCGCGCCACCAGTTGACGCTGTcacgccgtgccgaggagcgcgaggggtGGTAGTGAGGAACGGACAGACAGACGCGCAGACACATCAGTGCAGTCCGACTGGTCAGCCGCCTGGGTGCACAAGCTGGTGCCACTGGCCGGTGCCAAACGAAACCGAGGTTCGTCTGTGCCGCGGCAAGCTGTGTGTGCCTCGCTGCGATACAATGGTTTGCTATGTATTGCATCGCGTATGCGGCTGGCTGCCCTGATGTCTGAAGTGGGCGCCAAGGGGCTGCGAGCAGACTATAAACTGCCCATAccgctgctgcgcggcgagcaaAAGCGAGCAGTTCAGAGGCCGAAACTCTCACGCACCAGCCAGGGGCGGGCGGACAACGTGCGTGGGCAGCAGGCAACAGCGGTGTAAAACAAGGAAAGTGTAGTCGCAACTGCTCTgctggccgctggccgctggcgcgcgtcgtctgCGTATCGCTGCAGCTGCTGTGCCTCGGGCCTGCTGCAACAACCGCGCACCTTGCATCCCCTTCGGCCCCCCTTGATGCGTCGCCCCCCCTTGTTTAGTCCTCACAGTCACAGCCCGCGGCATGCGAGCCAGCTGGCGCACGAACCGAACCCAACCGAACCGCgatgcctgcctgcctgctccATCATTgtcgcagcaccagcagAGATTGCGTTGCCttccatcgtcgtcgtcgcgaagACGCACGCACTTATACTCTTCTTGTTCTCTTCCAGTCTGTGCACTCCCTTGTTCTTTGAATcagacgacgcgacgcgaaCACATATAGAAGCaagcagcatcagcagcagcagcaacaagtCGAACACCACTGCACCCACAGaccccgcctccaccacgacGCGACCCTAAAGCACGACACCCGGCCCTGCAACACGacaccagccagccggcagccagccagccaaaTCATACGCGTGCCGGGGGATGCAGCCCAATCTCGAAATCACCGTCCCCGAAAAGTCGCACCACCTCATCACAGGTGACGAGACAGACGACATGGCGCGCACACCGTACGCCAAGAGCccgcgcgcggtcgaggccggcggcgcgagcgcctactcgcccgccaagcgcggcctgtggacgcgggcgcggctcgtcgcggtcggcggcggcggcggcggggcacgTTCTGGcctcgtgcgccgcggcctcgtcgtcggcctgtTCTTCGCGCTCATTGTGCTCGTGTACCACCGCGACAGTGGAGTGAgtcgcgtcggtcgcgccggctTTGTTtatccgccgcgccgcacatTGATTTGATTGTtgaccaccacccacccttAGTTGAATATTGTCCGACCGGACACGCACCGCGGGtccgctgacgccgacgactggGAGCCCCCGTCCTTCCCCAACGTGCACGCTGGTAGCGGGCACCACGACGTGctggacggcgacgagacgacaacgacgtcgacgaccgccgcgccaaAGAAGAAGCCGGGCAAGCTGAcgccgtccgcgtcgtcgctgcacGCCCCGgcggccgtcctcggcgcggacatTAAGCTGCCCGTGCCGCAGGACTACTCGCCGTTCTATGGAGGCaagtcgcgccgcgcgatTGACATCTCGTCCGACCCGCTGCCTGTCACCGCGACGCTGCAGGAGCGCTTGAACGTCTGGCGTAATGCGCCAGGTGGCCGTGGTGCcatcgacggcgaggtcgagctcggcaagttTGTCCAGTGGAACCTCGAGAAGTGCACCACGATCTCCGAGCAGCACAACACGCACATGATCCAGAAGAGCGCGAATGTCTGGGCGTCGATGGACCGCAGCATTGTCCAACAGAAGCGCATGGAGCTCATCAACCACATGGAGACGCTGGTCGGCTCccaggagctcaaggacgtcggcgagggccgcggcATTGTCATGGTCGCTGGAAACGTCGACACCCTCATGCGTGTCAAGTGGTCGGTGCAGATGCTGCGCTCGTACGGCTCGCAGTTGCCTGTGCAGgttgtgagtggtggtggtgctgcgcTGGTGTACAAGAATAGACGCTGACATGACGCCCCAGTACCACTTCCCCTCTGAGGCGCCTAACCCGGACGACGAGATTATCCAGCAGCTCGCTGACCTGAACGTGACCCTTGTGTCGGCAGTCGGCCAGAAGAAGGACCCCAAGCACAACAAGAGCTACCACCTCAAGGCTATCGCCGTCATCCAGTGCCCGTGGCGCGAGGTGCTGTACCTTGACTCGGACAGCGTGCCCGCCCGCGACCCCGAGTACATGTTCAAGGCGCCCGGTTACGAGCGCTTGGGCATCTTCTGCACGCCCGACTACTGGAAGACGAGCGGCAACTCGCCCATGTGGGCCATTGCCGGTGTCAAGTGCCGCGACGAGTGGGAGATGGAGACGGGCCAGATGTTTATCGACAAGGCGcgccacctcgacgtctTCTACCTCATCAAGTACATGCTCTACAACCACCACTACTGGTTCTACTTCTccgacggcgacaaggaCATCTTCCGCTGGGCTATGCTCATGCTGCGCAAGCGCTGGGCTGTGCCTGGGCGCTgggtcgctgctggcggtcTTCCCGGCGGTACGCTCTCTGGCGACTTTTGCGCGCTCAGCATGATCCAGCACGACGCTTGGGGCGTCCCGCTGTTCGTGCACTACAACCTCATGAAGACTGTGCCCTCGGGCATTGGCCTCGGCTTCTCGTGGGGCCGGTCCAAGCAACTGCCGCTGTTCAACACGTGGCCTGCCACGCCTTCCACCGCCAGACTCGGTGAGCCGCGCATCAGACCGACAGACGGCGACaagcgcggcctcggcgacgtagACTGCGACATGCTGGCCGATGCGGACGAGTACGGGTacgcgcgtgcgccggcgcaggaGATGATCatgcgccgtgccgtgcgcgagcgcggcgtcaaggccaagTACCACGGCGGAAGCTTGTCGGCGCTCtgcatcgacctcgactaTGTCGACGTGCGCTCCGAGGAGCGTATCAAGGAGGACGAAAAGTACCGCGAGTCTTTCAACACGActgcggtcgacgacgcgatcaCCGAGTGGcaggaggcggccgaggaggccaagcgtctcggcgagcccgagccgccacgCCCGTACTCTGTCATTCCGGACTGGACCAGCCCCGTCGAACTCTGGGGCTGGCACAACGACCCCGACATGCACGCGTTCGAGAACAAGATCTACGGCCTTGGCTTCGTGCCGAACGGCCACGGATTCTGAGCGCGTGGGTGACACAACACGTCAGCCAGCGAGTGATCGACCGTCGATCACATCTAGAACAAACACACACTCTctgtgcgcgcgcacacgcCGTGCCCGCACGATTAGACACACGAATGACGACCAACCTAGACCACTTGAGACGTGCTGCCACAGTGCGTCCTGTAGCAAACATGTATGCATATTGATGTCAttggaggtgggtgggggttgggggtggtGAGGCGTGAggcgtgagtgtggcgtAACCGCAACATTCCCCCGCTGTCGTGCTCGTGGCGGCGATGAACgagcgccgtgtcgtgctcggcctggctggctgagcACCTCGAGAGCAATCTTCGCCATGGCATGCATGCTGCGCAGTCGTTGCCGCGACGTCGCTACGGAATGGCCGGGGTATGGGTGCAGCAAAGCACGTTTCGTTGCAGCGACCTACGCTTGTCGGAAACCCCCCCGCCGTTGGCCCCTTATCTATTTGCCAAGCGATGCCCACATTTGGTATTCCGCTGTCGTCATCGCGAGTGATGCGATTTCCGTGGCACTAAGGGCCAGCTGG
Encoded here:
- the cnd2 gene encoding Condensin complex subunit 2, with protein sequence MPTPSASPSPLRPKHLNKKHQSVIADNSPTPSPLRSSIKANLKMNDDAAERAARRRSAHFGDLGVGKENIHADGGQSRKASAMSAKDGPQHQRRAKRLSAVAPAIPVSMEVMNTNFEEWMKLATDNKITSANTWNFALIDYFHDLTLLRNGPDDQSINFQKASCTLDGCVKIWTSRVDSVATETGKLLSGLAGGGGGDGEDGDADDDDESGEPKATRKTHRSEATLAKTFAALQVKKFDLEFTVDPLFKKTSADFDEGGAMGLLMNHLGIDGTGRVVFDAGDAVVDEDDEEEEEALEEEIIDITALREFIPTPEITEDLKISDTLAAFHFSADPADMPDLAAIAGLTSNDYADDPVREGSVPLGTGEAVDFFGDDDFNGGGGGFDDDGSVAGDVGGFGDDVFGPGPSVPGGALGMARPGEGHGPFDPRHGAGQELVMALVDTDDNAGMFDYFDAGFAKAWAGAEHWKLRKVARKDPVAAAATKEKKEKKEPFKIDFLGESSQTTKALFAPGTKSATQLPGSSRRGSKKSAAAARREEWLLPDDMHFSSRQLLRLFLKPKFALRMRRSTAQYAQNLNGDIDENFWAQAASDQAGGGGFDTMDMDEAPLPFESQFFHDDGDGDDDAFIDDALDPVDDLAPGEEHDDLWRATQGQELRRPRPENVHYAKKAKRVDVKRLKDDIWNDLKVLVDTNARPQGAVPELDPESESAPASDAEAEAPQTPKEPVQTFDKVIQTLRGSYPREKMSEISTSFCFICLLHLANEEGLRIETARTDGLDGVDSGFKGFAELEDDDTVRPPQQKRMDEGERVDRVVGELQALKVYKDPNAGRAA
- the Zdhhc15 gene encoding Palmitoyltransferase ZDHHC15, producing MSVHPSEGEASHHSHDTVRRIVKRLPVVGAWLLLLIPTALFIGSVSVHEVLLDRHEIGRFLCQVIICSALLFMSIMSFIVACSRRPIRPDKSLAPPGARPLKPDEGAVRPQHRRQRDGRIIPRITITDASVGDDDDIPLRLLRPAPAPRRSPPSYSPQPIAEEDDNTKTQNEEARGEEYRDDEDDASEDRALLGKEEEENVGMAVGQPIMAKLGTGGHRWCRKCDAWKPDRCHHCRACGQCVLKMDHHCPWLDNCVGYHNYKAFMLFVTYAALLAGYGASQAGFEAYHFFNDPGAVRPGPHAAAEMDETWEVRISFLPVLHLLLAVVGGTLGLAVGVLAAYHWYLVLNNRSTLEDFFRNVPTALLDPETRGVVEELGARGSRYRTPGAWRPDHILTRPERTRLRREARAINVFDMGWRYNLRSVMLGDAVASTTPGSWRQIVGDVATAAWPLARPKMRAATGGHYFEYDKDGLERLKTVTTELRLGLEPGSMPPASDHSTPRRPAPQVPGYHVERNNGNQWTIGESESESDGE
- the MNN21 gene encoding Alpha-1,2-mannosyltransferase MNN21, giving the protein MARTPYAKSPRAVEAGGASAYSPAKRGLWTRARLVAVGGGGGGARSGLVRRGLVVGLFFALIVLVYHRDSGLNIVRPDTHRGSADADDWEPPSFPNVHAGSGHHDVLDGDETTTTSTTAAPKKKPGKLTPSASSLHAPAAVLGADIKLPVPQDYSPFYGGKSRRAIDISSDPLPVTATLQERLNVWRNAPGGRGAIDGEVELGKFVQWNLEKCTTISEQHNTHMIQKSANVWASMDRSIVQQKRMELINHMETLVGSQELKDVGEGRGIVMVAGNVDTLMRVKWSVQMLRSYGSQLPVQVYHFPSEAPNPDDEIIQQLADLNVTLVSAVGQKKDPKHNKSYHLKAIAVIQCPWREVLYLDSDSVPARDPEYMFKAPGYERLGIFCTPDYWKTSGNSPMWAIAGVKCRDEWEMETGQMFIDKARHLDVFYLIKYMLYNHHYWFYFSDGDKDIFRWAMLMLRKRWAVPGRWVAAGGLPGGTLSGDFCALSMIQHDAWGVPLFVHYNLMKTVPSGIGLGFSWGRSKQLPLFNTWPATPSTARLGEPRIRPTDGDKRGLGDVDCDMLADADEYGYARAPAQEMIMRRAVRERGVKAKYHGGSLSALCIDLDYVDVRSEERIKEDEKYRESFNTTAVDDAITEWQEAAEEAKRLGEPEPPRPYSVIPDWTSPVELWGWHNDPDMHAFENKIYGLGFVPNGHGF